A portion of the Bubalus kerabau isolate K-KA32 ecotype Philippines breed swamp buffalo chromosome 1, PCC_UOA_SB_1v2, whole genome shotgun sequence genome contains these proteins:
- the LRRC25 gene encoding leucine-rich repeat-containing protein 25 encodes MGGPLMWALLLPLLLHQAGSQTSSCSVVSGYMDWTTEYSDTCLNFSGKILTQLPQNQSLQARSLQLLDLSANGLQRLPWSFFRDLEKLQLLIVTNNSLDFVDRALAKRCGLDLLADCSCALLDWHTDRQDNCSGPELPRCLDVPTGAWHNLSVFLDVSCPSGLTKIAIGALAASGSLLLVLAIAGPVLAWRFCRHRMGQNLSKTLAAQDGSRSGSGRQPRYSSQGRRPKPPANTPPRSSTPDYENMFVGPPAARHQWDEHRSPPSEGGDFYMTYDSLQHESQPVYCNLQSLSQVPLDDEEYVVPGR; translated from the exons ATGGGGGGTCCCCTGATGTGGGCGCTCTTGTTGCCGCTGCTGCTGCACCAGGCAGGCAGCCAGACGTCGTCGTGCAGCGTGGTCTCGGGGTACATGGACTGGACCACGGAATACTCTGACACTTGCCTCAACTTCAGCGGCAAAATCCTGACCCAGCTACCTCAGAACCAGTCTCTGCAGGCCAGATCCTTGCAGCTCCTCGACCTGTCTGCAAACGGCCTTCAGCGGCTCCCGTGGTCCTTCTTCAGGGACCTGGAGAAGCTGCAGTTGCTGATTGTGACCAACAACTCCTTGGACTTCGTGGACAGGGCGCTGGCCAAGCGCTGCGGCCTCGACCTTCTGGCTGACTGCAGCTGTGCCCTGTTAGACTGGCACACAGATCGGCAGGACAACTGCTCTGGCCCAGAGCTTCCAAGGTGCCTGGATGTGCCCACCGGTGCCTGGCACAACCTCTCTGTCTTCTTGGACGTGAGCTGCCCCTCTGGCCTGACCAAGATAGCCATTGGCGCCCTGGCGGCCAGCGGAAGCCTGCTCCTTGTGCTTGCCATTGCTGGCCCAGTGCTGGCCTGGAGATTCTGTAGACATCGGATGGGCCAGAACCTGAGCAAAACCTTGGCTGCTCAGGATGGCTCCAGGTCTGGCTCGGGCAGGCAGCCAAGGTACAGTAGCCAAGGCCGCAGGCCTAAGCCCCCAGCCAACACCCCGCCCAGATCTTCCACCCCTGACTACGAGAACATGTTCGTGGGCCCACCGGCTGCCAGACACCAGTGGGATGAACACAG GTCTCCCCCTTCAGAGGGCGGCGACTTCTACATGACCTATGACAGCCTCCAGCATGAATCCCAGCCTGTCTACTGCAACCTGCAGTCGCTGAGCCAGGTCCCATTGGATGACGAGGAGTATGTGGTCCCTGGGCGCTGA
- the GDF15 gene encoding growth/differentiation factor 15, with translation MPGQRPAAPHRSRMLLMLLMFSWLRSGGALSLTQEHLQTFQGPSNVHSSPDISRFRELRKRYEDLLTRLRANQTWEDSNSDLIPPPQVRIVTPKLRLGPGGHLHLRIPRVNLTEGLPAASRLHRALLRLSPKAWRSWDVTRPLRRQLRLGGSRGPSIRLRLLARPDQLQEALPSSPPQLELHWRPSATRGRRHAHAHTRDGCPLGEGRCCHLQSLRASLEDLGWADWVLAPRELDVRMCIGACPSHFRSANTHAQMQARLHGLNPDAAPAPCCVPASYEPVVLMHQDSDGRVSLTPFDDLVAKDCHCV, from the exons ATGCCTGGTCAGAGACCGGCAGCACCACATCGCTCTCGGATGTTGCTGATGCTGCTCATGTTCTCCTGGCTGCGGTCGGGAGGCGCCCTGTCTCTGACCCAGGAGCACCTCCAGACTTTCCAGGGACCCTCAAACGTGCACTCCAGCCCGGACATCTCCAGATTCCGGGAGTTGCGGAAACGCTACGAAGATCTGCTGACACGGCTTCGAGCGAACCAGACCTGGGAAGACTCGAACTCGGACCTCATCCCCCCTCCTCAAGTCCGGATAGTCACTCCAAAAC TGCGACTTGGGCCAGGCGGCCACCTGCACCTGCGCATCCCCCGGGTCAACTTAACTGAGGGGCTCCCTGCAGCCTCCCGCCTGCATCGGGCCCTTCTCCGGCTGTCCCCGAAGGCGTGGAGATCGTGGGACGTGACGCGGCCACTACGGCGACAGCTCAGACTCGGAGGCTCCCGGGGTCCCTCAATACGCCTTCGACTGTTAGCAAGACCGGACCAATTGCAGGAGGCGTTGCCTTCTTCACCGCCCCAGCTTGAGCTGCACTGGCGGCCAAGCGCCACCAGGGGGCGCCGTCACGCGCATGCTCACACTCGGGACGGCTGCCCGCTCGGGGAGGGGCGCTGCTGTCATTTGCAGAGCCTGCGCGCGTCGCTTGAGGACCTGGGCTGGGCCGACTGGGTGCTGGCGCCGCGGGAGCTGGACGTGCGCATGTGCATCGGCGCGTGCCCGAGCCACTTCCGGTCCGCTAACACGCACGCGCAGATGCAGGCGCGCTTGCATGGGCTGAACCCTGATGCTGCGCCAGcgccctgctgcgtgcctgccagctACGAGCCGGTGGTGCTCATGCACCAAGACAGCGACGGCCGCGTGTCACTCACGCCTTTTGACGACCTCGTGGCCAAGGACTGTCACTGCGTGTGA